Proteins encoded by one window of Bubalus kerabau isolate K-KA32 ecotype Philippines breed swamp buffalo chromosome 22, PCC_UOA_SB_1v2, whole genome shotgun sequence:
- the ZWINT gene encoding ZW10 interactor isoform X1, with amino-acid sequence MGAAESEVETAAREVLAKVADILERVGLQEEAELPAQILAEFVMDSRKKDKLLCSQLQVVDFLQNFLVQEGTAQDQNPLASEDISRQKALEAKEQWKELKATYQEHVEVITNSLTEALPKVEEAQIKQAQLQEALKQLQAKKQMAMEKLRIAQKQWQLEQEKHLQNLAEASSEVRERQTGAQQELQRLYQELGTLKQQAGQEQDKLQRHQIFLQLLYTLQGKQLFNEAEAEIPQQLDLPKDKPQQVTQPQEQNTQDTMGREVGVSSNADNPQPVGDVGLPWLPGRQQHTEES; translated from the exons ATGGGGGCTGCGGAGTCTGAAGTGGAGACTGCAGCCCGAGA GGTCCTGGCCAAGGTagcagacatcctggagcgtGTAGGTCTTCAGGAGGAGGCTGAACTGCCTGCCCAGATCCTGGCTGAGTTTGTGATG GACTCTCGGAAGAAAGACAAGCTCCTTTGCAGCCAGCTTCAAGTAGTAGACTTCCTGCAGAATTTCTTGGTTCAGGAAGGCACTGCCCAGGACCAGAACCCTTTGGCTTCTGAAGACATAAGCC GGCAGAAGGCACTTGAAGCCAAAGAGCAATGGAAAGAGCTGAAGGCCACATATCAAGAGCATGTGGAGGTTATCACAAATTCCCTGACCGAGGCACTGCCCAAGGTGGAGGAGGCCCAAATAAAGCAGGCACAGCTCCAGGAGGCCCTTAAACAGCTCCAGGCCAAG AAGCAAATGGCCATGGAAAAACTCAGAATAGCTCAGAAGCAGTGGCAGCTGGAACAG GAGAAGCATTTGCAGAATCTGGCGGAGGCTTCGTCAGAAGTGAGGGAGCGTCAGACAGGAGCTCAACAGGAACTTCAACGACTATATCAGGAACTTGGAACCCTGAAGCAGCAGGCAGGGCAGGAGCAGGACAAGCTGCAGAG GCACCAAATCTTCCTCCAGCTGCTATACACACTGCAGGGTAAGCAGCTATTCAATGAGGCAGAGGCAGAGATACCACAGCAGCTGGATCTTCCTAAGGATAAGCCCCAGCAGGTGACCCAGCCCCAGGAACAGAACACTCAGGACACCATGGGAAGAGAGGTTGGTGTGTCCTCCAAC GCTGACAACCCACAGCCTGTTGGAGATGTAGGCTTACCGTGGCTTCCTGGCAGACAGCAACATACGGAAGAATCCTAG
- the ZWINT gene encoding ZW10 interactor isoform X3: protein MGAAESEVETAAREVLAKVADILERVGLQEEAELPAQILAEFVMDSRKKDKLLCSQLQVVDFLQNFLVQEGTAQDQNPLASEDISRQKALEAKEQWKELKATYQEHVEVITNSLTEALPKVEEAQIKQAQLQEALKQLQAKKQMAMEKLRIAQKQWQLEQEKHLQNLAEASSEVRERQTGAQQELQRLYQELGTLKQQAGQEQDKLQRHQIFLQLLYTLQGKQLFNEAEAEIPQQLDLPKDKPQQVTQPQEQNTQDTMGREALICYELKLQKWT from the exons ATGGGGGCTGCGGAGTCTGAAGTGGAGACTGCAGCCCGAGA GGTCCTGGCCAAGGTagcagacatcctggagcgtGTAGGTCTTCAGGAGGAGGCTGAACTGCCTGCCCAGATCCTGGCTGAGTTTGTGATG GACTCTCGGAAGAAAGACAAGCTCCTTTGCAGCCAGCTTCAAGTAGTAGACTTCCTGCAGAATTTCTTGGTTCAGGAAGGCACTGCCCAGGACCAGAACCCTTTGGCTTCTGAAGACATAAGCC GGCAGAAGGCACTTGAAGCCAAAGAGCAATGGAAAGAGCTGAAGGCCACATATCAAGAGCATGTGGAGGTTATCACAAATTCCCTGACCGAGGCACTGCCCAAGGTGGAGGAGGCCCAAATAAAGCAGGCACAGCTCCAGGAGGCCCTTAAACAGCTCCAGGCCAAG AAGCAAATGGCCATGGAAAAACTCAGAATAGCTCAGAAGCAGTGGCAGCTGGAACAG GAGAAGCATTTGCAGAATCTGGCGGAGGCTTCGTCAGAAGTGAGGGAGCGTCAGACAGGAGCTCAACAGGAACTTCAACGACTATATCAGGAACTTGGAACCCTGAAGCAGCAGGCAGGGCAGGAGCAGGACAAGCTGCAGAG GCACCAAATCTTCCTCCAGCTGCTATACACACTGCAGGGTAAGCAGCTATTCAATGAGGCAGAGGCAGAGATACCACAGCAGCTGGATCTTCCTAAGGATAAGCCCCAGCAGGTGACCCAGCCCCAGGAACAGAACACTCAGGACACCATGGGAAGAGAG GCCCTGATTTGCTATGAACTGAAGTTGCAGAAGTGGACTTAA
- the ZWINT gene encoding ZW10 interactor isoform X2 — MGAAESEVETAAREVLAKVADILERVGLQEEAELPAQILAEFVMDSRKKDKLLCSQLQVVDFLQNFLVQEGTAQDQNPLASEDISRQKALEAKEQWKELKATYQEHVEVITNSLTEALPKVEEAQIKQAQLQEALKQLQAKKQMAMEKLRIAQKQWQLEQEKHLQNLAEASSEVRERQTGAQQELQRLYQELGTLKQQAGQEQDKLQRHQIFLQLLYTLQGKQLFNEAEAEIPQQLDLPKDKPQQVTQPQEQNTQDTMGREADNPQPVGDVGLPWLPGRQQHTEES, encoded by the exons ATGGGGGCTGCGGAGTCTGAAGTGGAGACTGCAGCCCGAGA GGTCCTGGCCAAGGTagcagacatcctggagcgtGTAGGTCTTCAGGAGGAGGCTGAACTGCCTGCCCAGATCCTGGCTGAGTTTGTGATG GACTCTCGGAAGAAAGACAAGCTCCTTTGCAGCCAGCTTCAAGTAGTAGACTTCCTGCAGAATTTCTTGGTTCAGGAAGGCACTGCCCAGGACCAGAACCCTTTGGCTTCTGAAGACATAAGCC GGCAGAAGGCACTTGAAGCCAAAGAGCAATGGAAAGAGCTGAAGGCCACATATCAAGAGCATGTGGAGGTTATCACAAATTCCCTGACCGAGGCACTGCCCAAGGTGGAGGAGGCCCAAATAAAGCAGGCACAGCTCCAGGAGGCCCTTAAACAGCTCCAGGCCAAG AAGCAAATGGCCATGGAAAAACTCAGAATAGCTCAGAAGCAGTGGCAGCTGGAACAG GAGAAGCATTTGCAGAATCTGGCGGAGGCTTCGTCAGAAGTGAGGGAGCGTCAGACAGGAGCTCAACAGGAACTTCAACGACTATATCAGGAACTTGGAACCCTGAAGCAGCAGGCAGGGCAGGAGCAGGACAAGCTGCAGAG GCACCAAATCTTCCTCCAGCTGCTATACACACTGCAGGGTAAGCAGCTATTCAATGAGGCAGAGGCAGAGATACCACAGCAGCTGGATCTTCCTAAGGATAAGCCCCAGCAGGTGACCCAGCCCCAGGAACAGAACACTCAGGACACCATGGGAAGAGAG GCTGACAACCCACAGCCTGTTGGAGATGTAGGCTTACCGTGGCTTCCTGGCAGACAGCAACATACGGAAGAATCCTAG
- the ZWINT gene encoding ZW10 interactor isoform X4 yields the protein MDSRKKDKLLCSQLQVVDFLQNFLVQEGTAQDQNPLASEDISRQKALEAKEQWKELKATYQEHVEVITNSLTEALPKVEEAQIKQAQLQEALKQLQAKKQMAMEKLRIAQKQWQLEQEKHLQNLAEASSEVRERQTGAQQELQRLYQELGTLKQQAGQEQDKLQRHQIFLQLLYTLQGKQLFNEAEAEIPQQLDLPKDKPQQVTQPQEQNTQDTMGREVGVSSNADNPQPVGDVGLPWLPGRQQHTEES from the exons ATG GACTCTCGGAAGAAAGACAAGCTCCTTTGCAGCCAGCTTCAAGTAGTAGACTTCCTGCAGAATTTCTTGGTTCAGGAAGGCACTGCCCAGGACCAGAACCCTTTGGCTTCTGAAGACATAAGCC GGCAGAAGGCACTTGAAGCCAAAGAGCAATGGAAAGAGCTGAAGGCCACATATCAAGAGCATGTGGAGGTTATCACAAATTCCCTGACCGAGGCACTGCCCAAGGTGGAGGAGGCCCAAATAAAGCAGGCACAGCTCCAGGAGGCCCTTAAACAGCTCCAGGCCAAG AAGCAAATGGCCATGGAAAAACTCAGAATAGCTCAGAAGCAGTGGCAGCTGGAACAG GAGAAGCATTTGCAGAATCTGGCGGAGGCTTCGTCAGAAGTGAGGGAGCGTCAGACAGGAGCTCAACAGGAACTTCAACGACTATATCAGGAACTTGGAACCCTGAAGCAGCAGGCAGGGCAGGAGCAGGACAAGCTGCAGAG GCACCAAATCTTCCTCCAGCTGCTATACACACTGCAGGGTAAGCAGCTATTCAATGAGGCAGAGGCAGAGATACCACAGCAGCTGGATCTTCCTAAGGATAAGCCCCAGCAGGTGACCCAGCCCCAGGAACAGAACACTCAGGACACCATGGGAAGAGAGGTTGGTGTGTCCTCCAAC GCTGACAACCCACAGCCTGTTGGAGATGTAGGCTTACCGTGGCTTCCTGGCAGACAGCAACATACGGAAGAATCCTAG